One Brassica napus cultivar Da-Ae chromosome A5, Da-Ae, whole genome shotgun sequence DNA window includes the following coding sequences:
- the BNAA05G11280D gene encoding uncharacterized protein BNAA05G11280D yields MGGGMETNKNKFIEDWGSARENLEHNFRWTRRNFALIGIFGIALPILVYKGVVKDFHMQDEDAGRPHRKFLQGSLQRHSLHCQTIKKLMLEPSFLQFIQNKRRNV; encoded by the exons ATGGGAGGAGGAATGGAGACGAACAAGAACAAGTTCATAGAGGATTGGGGATCCGCCAGGGAGAATCTCGAGCATAACTTCCGATGGACACGTCGCAACTTCGCTCTCATCGGAATCTTCGGCATCGCTCTCCCCATCCTCGTCTACAAGGGCGTCGTCAAAGATTTC CATATGCAAGACGAAGATGCAGGCAGACCACATAGAAAGTTCCTACAAGGTTCTTTGCAACGCCACTCTCTGCACTGTCAAACTATCAAGAAGCTGATGCTAGAACCCAGTTTTCTGCAGTTTATTCAGAATAAAAGAAGGAACGTCTGA
- the BNACNNG56110D gene encoding uncharacterized protein BNACNNG56110D yields MSFAGGRDGSKGLMKRITSTFSIKKKQNTTTNDPKPVFPRSRSTGASYESMRLRQGKKALPDVTGKKTKRTKSACVSPQRRREKIDESRKQQIEDIDSIWLTSDSSSSLFGERKVSVSFHFSLDESIVSWLSNAAKNQEDTKENHHHHHHQKSSKDAKYSSENIQKDGKYVGTDSAKPCSSRLPENNNKTCEETSNFNRYVNPELTSQSHEEKKVTFSLESDVSPSPVSSTLGPSTPPIAILASALEKVAEIGGSKRRNVVEPLFWPLEQKFDWTTDDIMKHFSMSPQRKKYIGSKSASTSPRSMRAQLHTRKLDLKEGCKRKLMFNGHGSNSKLTQIPEMERTEIRNNRPPIKKSLKRNKSLPSRLRNSSEISSKVVPIEATEESVEISREEKKTPKKLVMTRKSRTFLEDDFGLMNDFSIENAVGLCEFRGREGIDSDFNTDCFLFEDSL; encoded by the coding sequence ATGAGTTTTGCTGGTGGGAGAGATGGATCTAAAGGTTTGATGAAGAGGATTACATCAACTTTCTCCATCAAGAAAAAacagaacacaacaacaaatgATCCGAAACCAGTTTTTCCTCGGTCTAGATCAACAGGTGCTAGCTATGAATCCATGAGGCTGCGTCAGGGGAAAAAGGCTCTTCCTGATGTCACAGGAAAAAAGACAAAGAGGACCAAATCTGCATGTGTCTCTCCTCAAAGAAGACGTGAAAAGATCGATGAATCCAGGAAACAACAGATTGAAGACATTGATTCCATTTGGTTGACTTCTGATTCTTCTAGCTCTCTTTTTGGGGAACGTAAAGTCTCTGTCTCGTTTCACTTCTCACTCGATGAAAGCATCGTCTCTTGGTTATCAAATGCTGCTAAGAATCAAGAAGACACCAAagagaatcatcatcatcatcatcaccagaaaAGTTCAAAGGATGCAAAATATTCTTCAGAGAACATACAAAAAGATGGAAAATATGTTGGAACAGATTCTGCAAAGCCGTGTTCTTCACGTTTacctgaaaacaacaacaaGACTTGTGAAGAGACATCTAATTTCAACAGATATGTGAATCCTGAGTTGACTTCACAGAGTCATGAAGAAAAGAAAGTTACCTTCTCACTAGAATCAGATGTTTCTCCCTCACCGGTTAGCTCAACTCTTGGGCCATCTACTCCTCCTATAGCCATACTAGCCTCGGCTTTGGAGAAAGTTGCGGAGATTGGAGGTTCAAAGAGAAGGAATGTTGTGGAGCCGCTTTTCTGGCCACTGGAGCAGAAGTTTGATTGGACAACAGATGATATAATGAAGCATTTCTCCATGTCTCctcagagaaaaaaatatatagggTCCAAAAGTGCTAGTACCtccccaagatcaatgagggcACAGCTTCATACGAGAAAGCTAGATCTCAAAGAAGGGTGTAAGAGAAAACTCATGTTCAATGGTCATGGATCAAACTCAAAACTAACACAGATTCCAGAAATGGAACGAACCGAGATCAGAAATAACCGACCACCCATCAAGAAGAGTTTGAAGAGGAACAAGAGTTTGCCATCAAGGTTGAGAAACTCGAGCGAAATATCTTCAAAAGTGGTACCTATTGAAGCTACAGAAGAGAGTGTAGAGATAAgcagagaggaaaaaaaaacacctaAGAAGCTTGTCATGACCCGTAAGTCAAGAACATTTTTAGAAGATGACTTTGGTTTGATGAATGATTTCTCTATAGAAAATGCCGTCGGACTTTGTGAGTTCAGGGGAAGAGAAGGCATAGATTCAGACTTCAACACTGATTGTTTCTTGTTCGAAGATTCTCTTTGA
- the LOC106454879 gene encoding GDSL esterase/lipase At2g31540-like isoform X2, whose protein sequence is MSTSKTIALTLFLATTLFASCNAAANATTKPLFPAILIFGDSTVDTGNNNYPLNTIFRATHFPYGIDLPDHKANGRFSNGKLIPDILAGKFNIKQFVPPFLQPNLSDQEIVTGVCFASAGSGYDDLTSLSTQAIPVSEQPKMFRNYIARLKSIVGDKKAMEIINNALVVISAGTNDMVLNFYTIPTRRLEFPFISGYHEFILKRLDGFIGELYSLGARNIAIAGLPPIGCLPIQMTAKFRNIFRFCLEQENKDSVVYNQKLQKLLPQIQSSHTGSKIFYADIYNPIFDMMQNPSKYGFTETKRGCCGTGFLETSFMCNVFSPSCPNHSEFLFFDSIHPSEATYNYIGDLLDTQVREWIAA, encoded by the exons ATGTCGACTTCTAAAACCATTGCCCTCACTCTATTCCTCGCGACAACACTATTCGCGTCCTGCAACGCAGCCGCAAACGCCACAACCAAACCTCTATTCCCAGCCATTCTAATCTTCGGCGACTCAACCGTGGACACAGGCAACAACAACTACCCTCTAAACACAATCTTCAGAGCTACACATTTTCCCTACGGCATTGACCTCCCAGACCACAAAGCCAACGGGAGATTCTCAAACGGGAAACTAATCCCCGACATACTCGCAGGCAAATTCAACATCAAACAGTTTGTTCCTCCTTTCTTACAACCAAACCTCTCCGACCAAGAGATTGTAACCGGAGTCTGTTTTGCATCAGCCGGTTCGGGTTACGATGACCTAACCAGCCTCTCCACTCAGGCCATTCCCGTCTCGGAACAACCCAAGATGTTCAGGAATTACATTGCTCGTCTTAAGAGTATCGTGGGAGACAAGAAAGCTATGGAGATTATAAACAACGCTTTGGTGGTTATAAGCGCAGGGACTAACGATATGGTCTTGAATTTTTACACCATTCCTACAAGGCGTCTTGAGTTTCCTTTTATCTCTGGTTACCATGAATTTATACTTAAGAGGCTTGATGGTTTCATCGGG GAGCTTTATAGTTTAGGTGCCCGGAACATTGCGATCGCAGGTTTACCTCCGATTGGTTGTTTACCGATTCAAATGACTGCTAAGTTCCGCAACATCTTTAGGTTTTGCTTAGAACAAGAGAACAAAGACTCTGTGGTATACAATCAGAAACTTCAAAAGCTATTACCTCAGATCCAATCATCACATACTGGAAGCAAGATCTTTTACGCTGATATATACAACCCTATTTTTGACATGATGCAAAACCCTAGCAAATACG GGTTTACAGAGACGAAGAGAGGATGTTGTGGAACAGGGTTTTTGGAGACAAGTTTCATGTGTAATGTTTTTTCTCCATCGTGTCCGAATCACTCTGAGTTTTTGTTCTTTGACTCCATTCATCCATCGGAAGCTACCTATAATTACATAGGAGACTTGCTCGATACTCAGGTCCGTGAGTGGATTGCGGCTTAA
- the LOC106454876 gene encoding calcium-dependent protein kinase 24-like isoform X1, giving the protein MGSCVSSPLKGSPFGKRPARRRNNSSSTKTSSNPKTDTSSTSTLSRRLIFQPPSRVLPEPIGDGIFLKYELGKELGRGEFGVTHECIEISTRERFACKRISKEKLRTEIDVEDVRREVEIMRSLPKHANIVSFKEAFEDKDAVYLVMEICEGGELFDRIVSRGHYTERAAASVAKTILEVVKVCEKNSNLLCIFCFFPAFIVVFLCLKVCHEHGVIHRDLKPENFLFSNETETAQLKAIDFGLSIFFKPAQRFNEIVGSPYYMAPEVLRRNYGPEIDVWSAGVILYILLCGVPPFWAETEEGIAHAIVRGNIDFERDPWPKVSREAKELVKNMLDANPYSRLTVQEVLEHPWIQNAERAPNVNLGDGVRTKIQQFLLMNRFKKKVLRVVADNLPNEEIESIIQMFQTMDTDKNGHLTFEELRDGLKKIGQVCPDGDVKMLMDAADTDGNGTLSCEEFVTLAIHLKRMGCDEHLQQAFKYFDKNGNGSIELDELKEALFDDDKLGHGGDQWIKDIFFDVDLNKDGRISFDEFRAMMKSGTDWKMASRQYSRALLNALSIKMFKEDVGDNGPKSYSMEFPLARKKAKLLDAPKNKSMELVHSKTYRPSGLRN; this is encoded by the exons ATGGGAAGCTGTGTTTCGTCGCCATTGAAAGGTTCTCCCTTTGGGAAGAGACCTGCAAGAAGGCGAAACAACAGTAGTAGCACCAAAACATCCTCTAACCCTAAAACCGATACTTCTTCGACAAGTACTCTTTCCCGGAGATTGATTTTCCAGCCACCGAGCCGTGTTCTCCCCGAGCCCATTGGTGATGGAATCTTCCTCAAGTATGAGCTCGGGAAAGAACTAGGCCGTGGTGAGTTTGGTGTCACTCATGAATGTATTGAGATCAGTACTCGAGAAag GTTTGCGTGTAAGAGGATATCAAAGGAGAAGCTAAGGACGGAGATAGACGTTGAGGATGTGAGAAGAGAGGTTGAGATCATGAGATCTTTACCAAAACATGCAAACATTGTTAGCTTTAAGGAAGCTTTTGAGGACAAAGACGCGGTTTATCTTGTCATGGAGATTTGTGAAGGAGGTGAGCTTTTTGACCGTATTGTCTCTCGAGGTCATTACACTGAACGCGCCGCTGCATCCGTCGCTAAAACCATTCTTGAAGTTGTCAAGGTGtgtgaaaaaaattcaaatctcctttgtatcttttgtttttttcccgcctttattgttgttttcttGTGTCTCAAGGTATGTCATGAACATGGAGTGATCCATAGAGATCTTAAGCCTGAGAACTTCCTCTTTTCTAACGAAACCGAGACTGCACAACTCAAAGCTATTGACTTTGGTCTCTCCATTTTCTTCAAACCAG CCCAGCGGTTCAATGAGATTGTGGGGAGTCCTTATTACATGGCACCAGAGGTTTTGAGAAGAAACTACGGTCCGGAGATCGATGTTTGGAGCGCTGGTGTTATACTCTACATCTTGCTTTGTGGTGTGCCTCCCTTTTGGGCAGAGACTGAGGAAGGAATAGCTCATGCAATTGTGAGAGGGAACATCGATTTTGAGAGAGATCCGTGGCCAAAAGTCTCACGTGAAGCCAAAGAACTCGTTAAGAACATGCTTGATGCTAATCCTTATAGCAGACTCACGGTTCAAGAAGTCCTTG AACATCCATGGATCCAGAACGCAGAGAGAGCACCAAATGTGAATCTTGGAGATGGCGTGAGGACCAAGATTCAACAGTTCTTGTTGATGAACAGGTTCAAGAAGAAAGTCCTCAGG GTCGTAGCTGACAATCTACCAAACGAGGAGATAGAATCGATAATACAAATGTTTCAGACAATGGACACTGATAAGAACGGACACTTGACATTTGAGGAGCTAAGAGATGGTCTGAAGAAGATTGGACAAGTTTGTCCCGATGGCGACGTGAAGATGCTTATGGATGCAGCTGATACAGATGGAAACGGGACGTTGAGCTGTGAAGAGTTTGTGACACTAGCCATACACTTGAAGAGAATGGGTTGTGATGAGCATTTGCAGCAAGCATTCAAGTATTTTGACAAGAACGGTAACGGGTCTATTGAGCTAGATGAGCTCAAAGAAGCTCTATTCGATGATGATAAGCTAGGCCATGGTGGTGACCAGTGGATCAAAGATATCTTCTTTGACGTTGACCTCAACAAG GATGGGAGGATAAGCTTTGATGAGTTTAGGGCCATGATGAAATCAGGAACAGACTGGAAGATGGCGTCTAGGCAGTACTCAAGGGCGTTGTTAAATGCTTTGAGCATAAAGATGTTCAAAGAAGATGTTGGGGACAATGGTCCCAAGTCTTATTCCATGGAGTTCCCTTTAGCAAGGAAGAAAGCTAAGCTACTTGATGCTCCCAAGAACAAATCAATGGAGCTTGTTCATTCCAAAACCTATAGACCATCAGGTCTAAGAAACTAA
- the LOC106454876 gene encoding calcium-dependent protein kinase 24-like isoform X2, with protein MGSCVSSPLKGSPFGKRPARRRNNSSSTKTSSNPKTDTSSTSTLSRRLIFQPPSRVLPEPIGDGIFLKYELGKELGRGEFGVTHECIEISTRERFACKRISKEKLRTEIDVEDVRREVEIMRSLPKHANIVSFKEAFEDKDAVYLVMEICEGGELFDRIVSRGHYTERAAASVAKTILEVVKVCHEHGVIHRDLKPENFLFSNETETAQLKAIDFGLSIFFKPAQRFNEIVGSPYYMAPEVLRRNYGPEIDVWSAGVILYILLCGVPPFWAETEEGIAHAIVRGNIDFERDPWPKVSREAKELVKNMLDANPYSRLTVQEVLEHPWIQNAERAPNVNLGDGVRTKIQQFLLMNRFKKKVLRVVADNLPNEEIESIIQMFQTMDTDKNGHLTFEELRDGLKKIGQVCPDGDVKMLMDAADTDGNGTLSCEEFVTLAIHLKRMGCDEHLQQAFKYFDKNGNGSIELDELKEALFDDDKLGHGGDQWIKDIFFDVDLNKDGRISFDEFRAMMKSGTDWKMASRQYSRALLNALSIKMFKEDVGDNGPKSYSMEFPLARKKAKLLDAPKNKSMELVHSKTYRPSGLRN; from the exons ATGGGAAGCTGTGTTTCGTCGCCATTGAAAGGTTCTCCCTTTGGGAAGAGACCTGCAAGAAGGCGAAACAACAGTAGTAGCACCAAAACATCCTCTAACCCTAAAACCGATACTTCTTCGACAAGTACTCTTTCCCGGAGATTGATTTTCCAGCCACCGAGCCGTGTTCTCCCCGAGCCCATTGGTGATGGAATCTTCCTCAAGTATGAGCTCGGGAAAGAACTAGGCCGTGGTGAGTTTGGTGTCACTCATGAATGTATTGAGATCAGTACTCGAGAAag GTTTGCGTGTAAGAGGATATCAAAGGAGAAGCTAAGGACGGAGATAGACGTTGAGGATGTGAGAAGAGAGGTTGAGATCATGAGATCTTTACCAAAACATGCAAACATTGTTAGCTTTAAGGAAGCTTTTGAGGACAAAGACGCGGTTTATCTTGTCATGGAGATTTGTGAAGGAGGTGAGCTTTTTGACCGTATTGTCTCTCGAGGTCATTACACTGAACGCGCCGCTGCATCCGTCGCTAAAACCATTCTTGAAGTTGTCAAG GTATGTCATGAACATGGAGTGATCCATAGAGATCTTAAGCCTGAGAACTTCCTCTTTTCTAACGAAACCGAGACTGCACAACTCAAAGCTATTGACTTTGGTCTCTCCATTTTCTTCAAACCAG CCCAGCGGTTCAATGAGATTGTGGGGAGTCCTTATTACATGGCACCAGAGGTTTTGAGAAGAAACTACGGTCCGGAGATCGATGTTTGGAGCGCTGGTGTTATACTCTACATCTTGCTTTGTGGTGTGCCTCCCTTTTGGGCAGAGACTGAGGAAGGAATAGCTCATGCAATTGTGAGAGGGAACATCGATTTTGAGAGAGATCCGTGGCCAAAAGTCTCACGTGAAGCCAAAGAACTCGTTAAGAACATGCTTGATGCTAATCCTTATAGCAGACTCACGGTTCAAGAAGTCCTTG AACATCCATGGATCCAGAACGCAGAGAGAGCACCAAATGTGAATCTTGGAGATGGCGTGAGGACCAAGATTCAACAGTTCTTGTTGATGAACAGGTTCAAGAAGAAAGTCCTCAGG GTCGTAGCTGACAATCTACCAAACGAGGAGATAGAATCGATAATACAAATGTTTCAGACAATGGACACTGATAAGAACGGACACTTGACATTTGAGGAGCTAAGAGATGGTCTGAAGAAGATTGGACAAGTTTGTCCCGATGGCGACGTGAAGATGCTTATGGATGCAGCTGATACAGATGGAAACGGGACGTTGAGCTGTGAAGAGTTTGTGACACTAGCCATACACTTGAAGAGAATGGGTTGTGATGAGCATTTGCAGCAAGCATTCAAGTATTTTGACAAGAACGGTAACGGGTCTATTGAGCTAGATGAGCTCAAAGAAGCTCTATTCGATGATGATAAGCTAGGCCATGGTGGTGACCAGTGGATCAAAGATATCTTCTTTGACGTTGACCTCAACAAG GATGGGAGGATAAGCTTTGATGAGTTTAGGGCCATGATGAAATCAGGAACAGACTGGAAGATGGCGTCTAGGCAGTACTCAAGGGCGTTGTTAAATGCTTTGAGCATAAAGATGTTCAAAGAAGATGTTGGGGACAATGGTCCCAAGTCTTATTCCATGGAGTTCCCTTTAGCAAGGAAGAAAGCTAAGCTACTTGATGCTCCCAAGAACAAATCAATGGAGCTTGTTCATTCCAAAACCTATAGACCATCAGGTCTAAGAAACTAA
- the LOC106451400 gene encoding 40S ribosomal protein S3-2-like — translation MATQISKKRKFVADGVFYAELNEVLTRELAEDGYSGVEVRVTPMRTEIIIRATRTQNVLGEKGRRIRELTSLVQKRFRFPQDSVELYAEKVANRGLCAIAQAESLRYKLLGGLAVRRACYGVLRFVMESGAKGCEVIVSGKLRAARAKSMKFKDGYMVSSGQPTKDYIDSAVRHVLLRQGVLGIKVKVMLDWDPKGINGPKTPLPDVVIIHAPKEEDVSSAPATVAAPAALLPEAPLTAVDYPEMIPVA, via the exons ATGGCGACGCAAATCAGCAAGAAGAGGAAG TTTGTAGCGGACGGTGTGTTCTACGCAGAGTTGAACGAGGTTCTGACTAGAGAGCTGGCAGAGGATGGTTACTCAGGTGTGGAGGTTAGGGTCACTCCCATGAGGACAGAGATTATCATCAGAGCCACCCGTACCCAAAATGTTCTCGGTGAGAAGGGAAGGAGAATCAGAGAGTTGACGTCCCTTGTCCAGAAGAGATTCAGGTTTCCTCAAGACAGTGTTGAGCTTTACGCTGAGAAGGTTGCCAACAGAGGTCTCTGTGCCATTGCTCAGGCCGAGTCTCTCCGTTACAAACTCCTCGGCGGTCTTGCCGTTCGCAG GGCATGCTATGGTGTCTTGAGATTCGTCATGGAGAGTGGCGCTAAGGGATGTGAG GTCATTGTGAGTGGAAAGCTCCGTGCAGCCCGTGCCAAGTCCATGAAATTCAAGGATGGTTACATGGTTTCCTCTGGTCAACCCACCAAGGACTACATCGACTCTGCAGTCAGACATGTTCTGCTCAGACAG GGTGTGCTCGGAATCAAGGTCAAGGTCATGCTTGACTGGGACCCTAAGGGAATAAATGGACCAAAGACACCACTGCCTGATGTTGTCATCATCCATGCTCCCAAGGAAGAAGATGTTAGCTCCGCACCTGCTACGGTTGCTGCTCCGGCTGCTCTTCTACCAGAAGCTCCCCTCACAGCCGTCGATTATCCTGAGATGATCCCTGTCGCCTAG
- the LOC125609395 gene encoding F-box protein DOR-like, with translation MSFLFERVDAISSSVNGYVCVTDERILKGRKTPEDVLVICNPSTGQSVTLPKIPKLKKMKRTAKSFFVYDPIEKQHKVLAIARVDGRYVHQVLTLKGTRNLTWRMIECSVPHYYPGPKCICIDGVLYYGAWGSNNGHILVCFDVRSEKYSSIKAIQGAVEEGATLVNYKGKLASLRAQPNPHAISGTSASFEMWILEDLEKHEWSSRIYKLPPVWKDVVAWEVLFFKGVTATNEIVLPPKTSSDLYDVYYYNFDKESITRVEFQGMRPFRKGWGSGVFTLLNHVEDVKLI, from the coding sequence ATGAGTTTCCTGTTTGAGCGTGTGGATGCTATATCTAGTTCTGTCAATGGCTATGTCTGTGTAACCGATGAACGGATCTTAAAAGGAAGGAAGACCCCAGAGGATGTGTTGGTGATATGTAACCCTAGCACGGGACAGTCCGTTACTTTAcccaaaatacctaaactgaagaaaatgaagagaACTGCAAAGAGCTTTTTTGTGTATGATCCGATTGAGAAACAACACAAGGTGTTGGCAATAGCCAGGGTTGATGGTAGATATGTGCATCAAGTTCTTACATTAAAAGGAACTAGAAACCTGACTTGGAGGATGATTGAATGTAGCGTACCTCATTATTATCCAGGGCCAAAGTGCATATGCATTGACGGTGTTTTGTACTATGGTGCTTGGGGTTCCAATAATGGTCATATTCTAGTTTGCTTTGATGTCAGATCCGAGAAGTACAGCTCCATTAAAGCCATTCAGGGAGCGGTAGAGGAAGGTGCAACTCTGGTAAATTACAAAGGTAAATTGGCTTCACTAAGGGCGCAACCTAACCCCCATGCTATTAGTGGAACAAGTGCAAGTTTTGAGATGTGGATTCTAGAAGATCTTGAGAAACATGAGTGGTCCAGCCGTATTTACAAATTGCCTCCTGTTTGGAAGGATGTAGTTGCATGGGAGGTCTTATTCTTTAAAGGAGTGACTGCCACAAATGAAATTGTTTTGCCCCCCAAAACTTCATCCGATCTTTATGATGTTTACTACTACAATTTCGACAAGGAAAGTATAACAAGAGTTGAATTCCAAGGAATGAGACCGTTTAGAAAGGGTTGGGGTTCTGGAGTTTTTACCTTACTGAACCATGTAGAGGATGTGAAACTTATCTAA
- the LOC106454879 gene encoding GDSL esterase/lipase At2g31550-like isoform X1 produces the protein MSTSKTIALTLFLATTLFASCNAAANATTKPLFPAILIFGDSTVDTGNNNYPLNTIFRATHFPYGIDLPDHKANGRFSNGKLIPDILAGKFNIKQFVPPFLQPNLSDQEIVTGVCFASAGSGYDDLTSLSTQAIPVSEQPKMFRNYIARLKSIVGDKKAMEIINNALVVISAGTNDMVLNFYTIPTRRLEFPFISGYHEFILKRLDGFIGELYSLGARNIAIAGLPPIGCLPIQMTAKFRNIFRFCLEQENKDSVVYNQKLQKLLPQIQSSHTGSKIFYADIYNPIFDMMQNPSKYGIDTIFSCAASFHVLSTMISLMWNFLYLKQGLQRRREDVVEQGFWRQVSCVMFFLHRVRITLSFCSLTPFIHRKLPIIT, from the exons ATGTCGACTTCTAAAACCATTGCCCTCACTCTATTCCTCGCGACAACACTATTCGCGTCCTGCAACGCAGCCGCAAACGCCACAACCAAACCTCTATTCCCAGCCATTCTAATCTTCGGCGACTCAACCGTGGACACAGGCAACAACAACTACCCTCTAAACACAATCTTCAGAGCTACACATTTTCCCTACGGCATTGACCTCCCAGACCACAAAGCCAACGGGAGATTCTCAAACGGGAAACTAATCCCCGACATACTCGCAGGCAAATTCAACATCAAACAGTTTGTTCCTCCTTTCTTACAACCAAACCTCTCCGACCAAGAGATTGTAACCGGAGTCTGTTTTGCATCAGCCGGTTCGGGTTACGATGACCTAACCAGCCTCTCCACTCAGGCCATTCCCGTCTCGGAACAACCCAAGATGTTCAGGAATTACATTGCTCGTCTTAAGAGTATCGTGGGAGACAAGAAAGCTATGGAGATTATAAACAACGCTTTGGTGGTTATAAGCGCAGGGACTAACGATATGGTCTTGAATTTTTACACCATTCCTACAAGGCGTCTTGAGTTTCCTTTTATCTCTGGTTACCATGAATTTATACTTAAGAGGCTTGATGGTTTCATCGGG GAGCTTTATAGTTTAGGTGCCCGGAACATTGCGATCGCAGGTTTACCTCCGATTGGTTGTTTACCGATTCAAATGACTGCTAAGTTCCGCAACATCTTTAGGTTTTGCTTAGAACAAGAGAACAAAGACTCTGTGGTATACAATCAGAAACTTCAAAAGCTATTACCTCAGATCCAATCATCACATACTGGAAGCAAGATCTTTTACGCTGATATATACAACCCTATTTTTGACATGATGCAAAACCCTAGCAAATACGGTATAGACACGATATTTTCTTGTGCCGCAAGTTTTCATGTATTGAGCACTATGATCTCACTCATGtggaattttttatatttaaaacagGGTTTACAGAGACGAAGAGAGGATGTTGTGGAACAGGGTTTTTGGAGACAAGTTTCATGTGTAATGTTTTTTCTCCATCGTGTCCGAATCACTCTGAGTTTTTGTTCTTTGACTCCATTCATCCATCGGAAGCTACCTATAATTACATAG
- the LOC106454874 gene encoding uncharacterized protein LOC106454874, giving the protein MSFAGGRDGSKGFMKRVTSTFSTKKNKNTTNDPKPLLPRSRSTGSNYESMRLLHGQGKRALPDVNTKRTKSAGVSPQPRRQKIGGSGKQFTKLRCFDDSDSVWLSSDCASSSSLLGQRRVSVSFHFSLDERVVSWLSNAAKNQDDTISTEESHQKSSKKAKYSSESNNNKTCPSEESYASPELTLQEDKKVSFSLESEMSLEKAAETGDSKSKTVAEPLFWPYEQKFDWTPDDILKHFSISPRRKKSTGNKSNGTSPRSMRAQLQTRKLVLKEGCKRKLMFNGPGTSPKQARTIGNKKTKMSKNQQQQPIMKSLKRNNSLPASLKRNSREEVHVQAAEESVEMCKKTPKKLIMTRRSRTFIEDDFALMNDFSIENAVGLCEFRGREGIDSDFNTDGFLFEDAL; this is encoded by the coding sequence ATGAGTTTTGCAGGTGGGAGAGATGGATCTAAAGGTTTCATGAAGAGGGTTACATCAACTTTCTCCACTAAGAAAAACAAGAACACAACAAATGATCCCAAACCACTACTTCCTCGGTCCAGATCAACTGGTTCAAACTATGAATCCATGAGGCTACTTCATGGTCAGGGGAAAAGGGCTCTTCCAGATGTTAACACAAAGAGAACCAAATCTGCTGGTGTCTCTCCTCAGCCGAGGCGTCAAAAGATCGGTGGATCCGGGAAACAGTTCACCAAGCTGAGATGTTTTGATGACAGCGATTCCGTTTGGCTGTCTTCGGATTGCGCTTCTTCCAGCTCTCTTCTAGGGCAACGCAGAGTCTCTGTCTCGTTTCATTTCTCGCTCGACGAAAGGGTTGTCTCTTGGTTATCAAATGCTGCTAAGAATCAAGATGACACCATCTCCACCGAAGAGAGTCATCAGAAAAGTTCAAAGAAGGCAAAATATTCTTCAGagagcaacaacaacaagactTGTCCAAGTGAAGAGTCATATGCGAGTCCTGAGTTGACTTTACAAGAAGACAAGAAAGTTAGCTTCTCTTTAGAATCAGAGATGTCTTTGGAGAAAGCTGCAGAGACTGGTGATTCCAAGAGCAAGACCGTTGCGGAGCCGCTCTTCTGGCCGTATGAGCAGAAGTTTGATTGGACACCAGATGATATATTGAAGCATTTCTCCATATCTCCTCGGCGAAAAAAGTCAACGGGAAATAAAAGTAATGGTACctctccaagatcaatgagggcACAGCTTCAGACAAGAAAGCTGGTTCTCAAAGAAGGGTGTAAGAGAAAACTCATGTTCAATGGTCCTGGAACAAGTCCAAAACAAGCGAGGACAATCGGTAATAAGAAAACCAAGATGAGCAagaaccaacaacaacaacccaTCATGAAGAGTTTGAAGAGGAACAATAGTTTGCCAGCAAGTTTGAAGAGAAACTCGAGGGAGGAGGTACATGTTCAAGCTGCCGAAGAGAGTGTAGAGATGTGCAAAAAAACACCTAAGAAGCTTATCATGACACGCAGGTCCAGGACTTTCATAGAAGATGACTTTGCCTTGATGAATGATTTCTCTATAGAAAATGCGGTGGGGCTTTGCGAGTTCAGGGGAAGAGAAGGCATTGATTCAGACTTCAACACCGATGGTTTCTTGTTTGAAGATGCtctatga